In Parafrankia irregularis, one DNA window encodes the following:
- a CDS encoding response regulator transcription factor, producing the protein MRLLLVEDDAPLADAVARGLRRERFAVDVVHDGEGALDRIALVDYEIVVLDRNLPGLPGDTVCERIVGERRPARILMLTASDDVSERVEGLMLGADDYLPKPFDMRELVARIRALGRRAHRAAPPVLRWRDITLDSARRTALRGDRDLRLTNREFALLETLMLADGAVLSAEQLMESVWDDRLDAFSNAVRVTVLTLRRKLGDPPVVMTIPAAGYHLS; encoded by the coding sequence ATGCGGTTACTGCTCGTGGAGGACGACGCGCCGCTGGCCGACGCGGTGGCGCGCGGCCTGCGCCGGGAGCGTTTCGCCGTCGACGTGGTCCATGACGGCGAGGGCGCGCTCGACCGGATCGCGCTCGTCGACTACGAGATCGTGGTTCTCGACCGCAACCTCCCCGGTCTGCCCGGCGACACCGTCTGCGAGCGGATCGTGGGTGAGCGGCGGCCGGCGCGCATTCTCATGCTGACGGCGTCGGACGACGTCTCCGAGCGGGTCGAGGGGCTCATGCTCGGGGCGGATGACTATCTCCCGAAGCCGTTCGACATGCGGGAGCTGGTGGCGCGGATCCGGGCACTCGGCCGACGTGCCCACCGTGCCGCACCACCGGTGCTGCGATGGCGGGACATCACCCTGGACTCCGCCCGGCGAACAGCTCTGCGCGGGGACCGCGACCTGCGGCTGACAAACCGCGAGTTCGCACTGCTCGAGACGCTGATGCTCGCCGACGGCGCCGTGCTCAGCGCGGAGCAGCTGATGGAGAGCGTGTGGGACGACCGGCTCGACGCGTTCAGCAACGCGGTCCGCGTCACCGTCCTGACCCTGCGCCGCAAACTCGGGGATCCGCCCGTCGTCATGACCATTCCGGCAGCGGGGTACCACCTCTCATGA
- a CDS encoding nuclear transport factor 2 family protein, whose amino-acid sequence MDDIEQIRQLKARYCRLLDTKSWDEFRALFTDDAVLDSTDSGGDVITGADAFLEFLRPALSESVTVHHCHTPEIAVTAPSTATGIWAMEDRIRFPDGSELIGFGHYHETYEKADGAWRIRSQKLTRLRMDFTKP is encoded by the coding sequence ATGGACGACATCGAACAGATCAGGCAGCTCAAGGCCCGGTACTGCCGATTGCTCGACACCAAGAGCTGGGACGAGTTCCGCGCGCTGTTCACCGACGACGCGGTGCTGGACTCGACCGACTCCGGCGGTGACGTCATCACCGGTGCCGACGCGTTCCTGGAGTTCCTGCGGCCGGCGCTGTCCGAGAGTGTGACCGTGCACCACTGCCACACTCCGGAGATCGCGGTGACCGCGCCGTCCACGGCGACCGGCATCTGGGCGATGGAGGACCGCATCCGCTTCCCGGACGGCTCCGAGCTGATCGGCTTCGGGCACTACCACGAGACGTACGAGAAGGCCGACGGAGCCTGGCGGATCAGGTCGCAGAAGCTGACCCGCCTGCGGATGGACTTCACGAAGCCCTGA
- a CDS encoding metal-dependent hydrolase family protein, whose protein sequence is MLTLKAAGLLDVDTGEIIRPGIVKIEGERIVGLGGRPEGEVLDLGDLTLLPGLMDMELNLLMGGPGEHQLTSQTRDDPPTRMMRATQNARRTLRAGFTTVRNLGLFCKTGGYLLDVALKNAIDVGWIDGPRIVPAGHAITPTGGHLDPTMFGKFAPHILQLSVEEGLANGVEEIRKAVRHQIKHGAEVIKMCGSGGAMSHSGPSGARHYSDEEVRAITDEAHRRGLRVAAHTHGSVAVRQMVECGVDCIEHAFMIDDDTINLLVKEGTWVVATQALIDGMPVLQSAEPEIQAKAALIFPKAKISIRNAIEAGVKIAVGSDAPAIPHGKNALELVALVDRGMTPLQAIQAATIVGADLIDVTDRGRLAEGLLADIIGVAGNPLEDINVLRRVPFVMKGGKQFIY, encoded by the coding sequence ATGTTGACGCTCAAGGCCGCTGGCCTGCTCGATGTCGACACCGGGGAGATCATCCGGCCCGGGATCGTGAAGATCGAGGGCGAGCGGATCGTCGGCCTCGGCGGCAGGCCGGAGGGCGAGGTCCTGGACCTCGGTGACCTGACCCTGCTGCCCGGCTTGATGGACATGGAGCTCAACCTGCTGATGGGCGGGCCCGGTGAGCACCAGCTCACCAGCCAGACGCGGGACGACCCGCCGACCCGGATGATGCGGGCCACCCAGAACGCCCGCCGTACCCTGCGGGCCGGCTTCACCACGGTCCGCAACCTGGGCCTGTTCTGCAAGACCGGCGGCTACCTGCTCGACGTGGCGCTGAAGAACGCGATCGACGTCGGCTGGATCGACGGCCCGCGCATCGTCCCCGCCGGTCACGCCATCACGCCGACCGGCGGCCACCTCGACCCGACGATGTTCGGCAAGTTCGCGCCGCACATTCTGCAGCTGAGCGTCGAGGAGGGCCTGGCGAACGGGGTGGAGGAGATCCGCAAGGCCGTCCGCCACCAGATCAAGCACGGCGCCGAGGTCATCAAGATGTGCGGTTCCGGTGGGGCGATGTCCCACTCGGGACCATCCGGCGCACGGCACTACTCCGACGAGGAGGTGCGGGCGATCACCGACGAGGCGCACCGGCGTGGGCTGCGGGTCGCGGCGCACACCCACGGCTCGGTCGCCGTCCGCCAGATGGTCGAGTGCGGTGTCGACTGCATCGAGCACGCCTTCATGATCGACGATGACACGATCAACCTGCTGGTCAAGGAGGGCACCTGGGTCGTCGCGACGCAGGCGCTGATCGACGGCATGCCGGTGCTGCAGAGCGCGGAGCCGGAGATCCAGGCCAAGGCGGCGCTGATCTTCCCGAAGGCCAAGATCTCGATCCGCAACGCGATCGAGGCCGGGGTGAAGATCGCGGTCGGCAGTGACGCGCCGGCGATCCCGCACGGGAAGAACGCCCTGGAGCTGGTCGCGCTGGTCGACCGCGGGATGACCCCGCTGCAGGCGATCCAGGCGGCGACGATCGTGGGCGCGGACCTGATCGACGTCACCGACCGCGGGCGCCTGGCCGAGGGCCTGCTCGCGGACATCATCGGCGTGGCGGGCAACCCGCTGGAGGACATCAACGTGCTGCGCCGGGTGCCGTTCGTGATGAAGGGCGGCAAGCAGTTCATCTACTGA
- a CDS encoding 2-hydroxyacid dehydrogenase, giving the protein MRVAVFSAKDYDRRFLGAARPAGIDLDFLEHRLTARTAGLARGFDAVCVFVEDDVSAPVLDALAAGGIRLVVLRSAGYDNVDLAHAGVVGVTVARVPAYSPHAVAEHAVALILALNRHLCRAYNRVREYNFALTGLLGFDLHGRTVGVVGTGEIGTVFTRIMTGFGCRVLAHDIRVNPVCAELGAEYVDLDRLLADADIISLHCPLTQDTHHFLDSAALARTKPGVMVINTSRGGLLDTGAVVAALKKGRIGALGIDVYEEESALFFEDRSEHGAFDDDVFARLLTFPNVLVTGHQGFFTVDALTRIAEVTMANLSGFAAGTGPVHPVTLVG; this is encoded by the coding sequence ATGCGGGTGGCGGTTTTCTCGGCCAAGGACTACGACCGCCGTTTCCTCGGCGCGGCCCGGCCGGCGGGCATCGACCTGGACTTTCTCGAACACCGCCTCACCGCGCGTACGGCCGGCCTCGCCCGGGGGTTCGACGCGGTCTGCGTGTTCGTCGAGGACGACGTCTCGGCCCCGGTGCTCGACGCGCTGGCCGCGGGCGGAATCCGGCTGGTCGTGCTGCGATCGGCCGGCTATGACAACGTGGACCTCGCCCATGCCGGGGTGGTCGGTGTCACCGTCGCGCGGGTTCCCGCCTACAGCCCGCACGCGGTGGCGGAACACGCGGTCGCGCTCATCCTGGCCCTGAACCGGCACCTGTGCCGGGCCTACAACCGGGTCCGGGAGTACAACTTCGCGCTGACCGGCCTGCTCGGCTTCGACCTGCACGGCCGCACCGTCGGCGTGGTCGGCACCGGCGAGATCGGCACGGTCTTCACCCGCATCATGACCGGCTTCGGGTGCCGCGTGCTCGCGCACGACATCCGGGTGAACCCGGTCTGCGCCGAGCTGGGAGCCGAGTACGTCGACCTCGACCGGCTGCTGGCCGACGCGGACATCATCTCGCTGCACTGCCCGCTCACCCAGGACACCCACCACTTCCTGGACTCCGCCGCGCTGGCGCGGACGAAACCGGGCGTGATGGTGATCAACACCAGCCGCGGCGGGCTGCTCGACACCGGCGCGGTCGTCGCGGCCCTCAAGAAGGGCCGGATCGGCGCACTCGGCATCGACGTCTACGAGGAGGAGAGCGCGCTGTTCTTCGAGGACCGCTCCGAGCACGGAGCGTTCGACGACGACGTGTTCGCGCGGCTGCTCACCTTTCCGAACGTGCTGGTGACCGGCCATCAGGGCTTCTTCACCGTGGACGCCCTCACCCGCATCGCCGAGGTGACGATGGCCAACCTCAGCGGTTTCGCCGCCGGTACCGGCCCCGTACACCCGGTGACCCTCGTCGGCTGA